In Coregonus clupeaformis isolate EN_2021a unplaced genomic scaffold, ASM2061545v1 scaf2412, whole genome shotgun sequence, the sequence TGACTCCTACGCACCTGGAAACAGACACTTTTCAGTAGTAAGGACCTTAAAAGAGCGCAGACGGCCTCTGATCATATAAGTTTGCAATTTAACCATGCAAATGATAGACTGAGAATAACAGCAACATTGCTGCTACTTCTCACAAGGCAACCACAGAGATGTTATTCTACCCAAGAGGAAATGGTAACTCACGGGGCACACACTGGTTAAATCAACGCTTGTTTGAACGTAATTtctcaacgtattgtgacgtggaatcaatgtaaaaaatatattggGTTTGAAAAAGtcatcaaccagtactgttttcagctcttaaatacattgacttaacctgactaacaggttgttacatcaatctaTTTTTAACATAATCATCAAAACTATGTATGTTGAAATTGCGTTGAAaacataaaatgtgatttttctgtCTATATTCGATTGGGtggttgaaattatgttgaatttGAGATTTGATTAGACATATTTTATTTGACCTTGTTCCAATGTTGATAGTTAAATGGTATGTTTGAATCAACTTCATTGTTTCAATGTCATGCTATTAACCTAAATAAAGAGGGATATTGAAATACAACGTGAAGCCACAGTCCAACAATTCCTGCCTGAACAGTCACTCCTACTGGTATATATGGGGTAATGCACTTCAGTGAGAACCAGTCTACCATCCAGATGCCTACCTCTATGTACACTGCTTAGCTTTGGAATCAAGCTGTGTTCAATTCAGCTAAACTATCATGTCAACACATTTAGACATTGATCAGTTTCCACACTAATTTGCATGAGATTACCTAAATAATGTTAAATAGTTGAAAGTAACTCCTCTAACTTCTCTTACACAAGCTGTATGTGAAAGTAAATTCAGAGTGAGGTTGGgtttatgtaggctacattgaCATCTGATTTGCCCAACAACGAACACCATCATTTCAACATGAAGCTAGGTATGCTATCATTCGGCCTTGGTTGATTGTATCTTTGGAAGTTTAGAAACTTGAAGAAATGATATGATTACTATTGAAATTACGTTAATTTTATGTGTGCAACTCATTCAAAATGAGTGAGAATGACACCAACATTGCTGCTACTTCTCACAAGGCAACCACAGAGATGTTCTACCAAGAGGAAGTGCTAACAGTCTCTATATGCATTTAGGAGGATGTTTGGTTAGCTTTAACTGTTGTAGTGTATGATGAAATTGTAACGCTTCTTTGTGTTCATATTATCAGCCAATTGCCATAATATGTGGGATAATACAGCTGAATGAGTGATAATAACCTCTGGTGGACGTCCTCCATGTTCCCATCAGCTCCTTGACTTGTGTTGTCAATCTGAACAGGCTCAGCAGttggagagacagagggttgttgATTGGTTGGAGCTTGGTTTGCTGTGATGTAAAACAACAATGGCATCAATGAAATTACTGGTATACCAGATAGTCAGGTTGTATAGCAACATCACATTCATAGTCAATATTCCAATTTCTCTCTGTGTTGCAGTTTGTTGACTGACAGTGATGTGAACAGGCATCCCTAGTTCTCCCACTCTACACCAATACCAGTCAGTGTTCTCCATCTTCAGTCCACTCATAGTCACTGTTAAGACTGTTCTGATACCCATTAATGGCACAGAATACCCACTTCTACAACCACCACCCATCCTGCACCACTTTATATCTCCAGAGTAACTAGAGTAACAACGGACAGTGACACTCCCTCCTTCTACTCCAGTCACTTCCTGTTGGTCCACATAGAGTTCTGCAGTACCTGAACACAGAGGTAAAAAACAAGAATTCAGAGAAGAAAAAAGTGTTTTTACAACAGGCTCCTTACAAATTCCTTAAAGCTGCAGTCTGTGATTGGTACATCCATTGTTAGTCTTTTGAATTCATAATaattatatatagccattgattattAAAGAATTTAAGTTGCCTCACGAGTTTAGTTCAACTGTTACCCCATCATGACCCCAAATAGAATCTTGTTTTACTCAGTGGTTTGTAaataatgtaattgtaaacatgGTCAGTTCTTGCACCTACGTATACagtatagctctgtctatgaatttcagACTGGTTACACATTTATCATTTCATTTGTTGTAAAACAATATTTATAAATGGGTCATTATTTTGTATTTGACATTGCAGGTTTACAGGACAATCCATAGGACATTGCTGAGCACTATTCATTATACTTTACTAGATACAAACAGTGAAGGGATCTTACCTGGAGTGACAGATAGGTAGAACCATTGTATCctgatatctggtcctccattgatCTCCACAACACACCTGTAATTCTCAGAGTCCCGTGACTTCAGGTTAGTCATGGTCATAGTGAAGATTCTCTTGTTGATGTCATCAGAGATTGAGGCCTTACCACTGATCTTAGGATGGTCAGTGCGTACCACATAAGAACATCCATGCCAAAGTAATCCTTTACACCAGTATTTCACA encodes:
- the LOC123488631 gene encoding polymeric immunoglobulin receptor-like isoform X1, with the protein product MALHLSLLLLFLILYRVSAVRYVSVQTGGSITIPCSYDLNHINHVKYWCKGLLWHGCSYVVRTDHPKISGKASISDDINKRIFTMTMTNLKSRDSENYRCVVEINGGPDIRIQWFYLSVTPGTAELYVDQQEVTGVEGGSVTVRCYSSYSGDIKWCRMGGGCRSGYSVPLMGIRTVLTVTMSGLKMENTDWYWCRVGELGMPVHITVSQQTATQREIGILTMNVMLLYNLTIWYTSNFIDAIVVLHHSKPSSNQSTTLCLSNC
- the LOC123488631 gene encoding CMRF35-like molecule 3 isoform X2 gives rise to the protein MALHLSLLLLFLILYRVSAVRYVSVQTGGSITIPCSYDLNHINHVKYWCKGLLWHGCSYVVRTDHPKISGKASISDDINKRIFTMTMTNLKSRDSENYRCVVEINGGPDIRIQWFYLSVTPANQAPTNQQPSVSPTAEPVQIDNTSQGADGNMEDVHQRLLSLIQLYYPTYYGNWLII